A stretch of Imperialibacter roseus DNA encodes these proteins:
- a CDS encoding CoA transferase subunit A has translation MHLFDKVTDYATVQSAFFDGMTLLFGGFGGVGTPPGLIDCLIDSGVKDVKLIGNDAGFPWIGIGKFVCLERATHLLASHIGSNPTAGDLMNQGKLQVEFSPQGILVERIRSGGVGLNGFLTELSKGTQLEYDKPRITIEGKEYLYEAPLTGDVAIVYAKKADTFGNLIFDKTARNTNPYVAMASKVTIVEADEIVPMGALDPEEIVVPGIYVKYIVQSKGYNWKWVWETQDK, from the coding sequence ATGCACCTATTCGATAAAGTTACCGACTATGCCACCGTCCAATCAGCTTTTTTTGATGGGATGACCCTGCTTTTTGGTGGATTTGGTGGTGTAGGCACGCCCCCCGGACTGATCGACTGCCTCATAGACTCAGGAGTGAAAGATGTGAAGCTAATCGGCAACGATGCAGGCTTCCCATGGATTGGCATTGGCAAGTTCGTTTGCCTGGAGCGGGCCACTCACCTCCTGGCCTCCCACATCGGCTCCAACCCCACAGCGGGCGACTTGATGAACCAGGGCAAGCTACAGGTAGAGTTTTCGCCACAGGGCATTTTGGTAGAGCGGATACGATCAGGCGGTGTGGGACTAAACGGCTTTTTAACAGAACTGAGTAAAGGAACGCAACTTGAATACGACAAGCCCAGGATTACGATTGAGGGCAAGGAATACCTCTACGAAGCGCCGCTAACAGGAGATGTGGCAATTGTTTACGCCAAGAAAGCTGACACCTTTGGCAATTTGATCTTTGACAAAACAGCCCGAAACACAAACCCTTATGTGGCCATGGCCAGCAAGGTGACCATTGTGGAAGCAGACGAAATTGTGCCCATGGGAGCGCTTGATCCGGAGGAAATTGTGGTGCCGGGCATCTATGTGAAATACATCGTACAATCGAAAGGCTATAACTGGAAATGGGTATGGGAGACGCAAGACAAATAA
- a CDS encoding alpha/beta hydrolase-fold protein, translating to MCLRIAKGTYPVSVMRKALTLLFLSCSLFNLNGQPATDIVIGRAYSIDSKILGESRQYMVSLPASYQGDDFYIDKSYPVMIVLDGERLFQLTASMVQTMSSGGTEQIPEMIVIGIPNTDRSRDMLPNYANEAVASGAVEFRRFIEEEFLPAVDITYRTTNCRILVGHSYSGLFAVDTFLESDSFKGFVAIDPSLWWDDQVLIKRAKELLAKKETFTSSIYFGQANNPFNEGIEAGRLGRAVQAFTRTLDTLQIADLRYQTHFYEHEDHYSIPLITLYDGIQFVFEGYKYPLNQIKASTGESIRQHYEALSERMGGQLSPPGKLLNQVGMYLLEEEERIADAIKILELSAESYPNSHIPYLSLAEGYRQAGDTEKAITQYKRVLELSPSNEEVKLRLAELKN from the coding sequence ATGTGCTTACGTATAGCTAAAGGAACCTATCCTGTTTCTGTGATGCGAAAAGCTCTGACCCTTCTCTTCCTTTCGTGCAGCCTCTTTAATTTAAATGGCCAACCTGCAACAGATATTGTCATTGGGAGAGCTTACTCAATTGATTCGAAGATCCTCGGTGAATCCAGACAGTATATGGTCAGCCTGCCTGCGTCCTACCAGGGCGACGACTTTTACATAGATAAAAGCTACCCGGTCATGATTGTGTTGGATGGAGAGCGGCTGTTTCAATTAACTGCCAGCATGGTACAAACCATGAGTTCGGGCGGTACAGAGCAAATTCCGGAGATGATCGTGATCGGCATTCCAAACACCGACCGAAGTAGGGATATGCTACCCAATTACGCTAACGAAGCAGTCGCATCTGGCGCAGTCGAATTCCGACGATTCATCGAAGAAGAATTCCTGCCTGCGGTTGACATCACCTACCGGACAACCAACTGCCGGATACTTGTCGGACATTCGTATTCCGGCCTGTTTGCTGTGGATACTTTCCTTGAGAGCGATTCATTTAAAGGGTTTGTCGCTATTGACCCAAGTCTGTGGTGGGACGATCAGGTGTTGATAAAAAGGGCTAAGGAGCTTTTAGCCAAGAAAGAAACCTTTACCTCCTCCATCTACTTTGGCCAGGCCAACAATCCCTTCAACGAGGGCATCGAAGCTGGAAGGCTGGGAAGAGCCGTGCAGGCTTTTACCAGAACACTGGACACATTACAAATAGCTGACCTTAGGTACCAAACCCACTTCTACGAGCATGAAGACCACTATTCCATTCCGCTAATTACTTTGTATGATGGCATTCAGTTCGTTTTTGAAGGCTACAAGTATCCTCTTAATCAAATAAAAGCCTCGACAGGTGAGTCGATCAGGCAACACTACGAGGCCCTATCGGAGAGAATGGGAGGCCAGCTTTCTCCGCCAGGGAAATTATTGAATCAGGTCGGCATGTATTTATTGGAAGAGGAAGAAAGAATAGCTGATGCCATCAAAATACTGGAACTGAGCGCAGAGAGTTATCCTAATTCACACATCCCTTATTTAAGCCTGGCTGAAGGATACCGGCAGGCTGGTGATACAGAAAAGGCAATTACCCAATACAAAAGAGTCCTTGAGTTGAGCCCATCCAACGAAGAAGTAAAACTGAGGTTAGCGGAGTTAAAGAATTAA
- a CDS encoding rhamnogalacturonan acetylesterase, producing MTRIKIIVSVLFVCCTLFSSKRVEKVNIWLIGDSTMAPKSAKAYPELGWGEGLADYVTNKAKVHNHAVNGRSSLSFINEGRWQAVYDSLQKGDYVIIQFGHNDEKTDSARHTDPFGSFKQNIQKFIDEAGKKGAIPIVCSSIVRRHFDAEGNLKDTHDDYITGAAQIARETNTAYVNMEALTRKLVSGMGPEKSKDIFLFTDSKQDSTHLNVAGAGIVAGLFVEEAKAQRLPIASIFK from the coding sequence ATGACAAGGATTAAGATTATCGTTAGTGTCTTGTTTGTCTGCTGCACACTTTTCTCATCGAAAAGGGTCGAAAAAGTAAATATCTGGCTGATAGGCGACTCTACTATGGCACCAAAATCCGCCAAAGCCTATCCTGAGCTTGGCTGGGGAGAAGGGCTGGCTGACTACGTCACTAACAAAGCCAAAGTCCACAACCACGCCGTCAACGGCCGAAGCAGCCTAAGCTTCATCAATGAGGGCCGCTGGCAGGCGGTGTACGACAGCCTGCAAAAAGGAGATTACGTCATTATTCAATTTGGCCACAACGATGAGAAAACCGATTCAGCCCGACACACCGATCCGTTTGGCAGCTTCAAACAAAACATCCAAAAGTTCATTGATGAAGCCGGAAAAAAAGGGGCCATTCCCATCGTTTGCTCCTCTATTGTCAGGCGCCATTTTGATGCAGAAGGCAACCTCAAAGACACGCACGATGACTACATCACAGGGGCAGCGCAAATCGCCAGGGAAACCAACACAGCTTACGTGAACATGGAAGCGTTGACACGCAAGCTGGTGTCAGGCATGGGGCCAGAAAAATCGAAAGACATCTTTCTCTTCACCGACAGCAAGCAGGACTCCACTCATCTGAATGTGGCAGGAGCCGGTATCGTAGCAGGGCTGTTTGTGGAAGAAGCCAAAGCGCAGAGGTTACCGATTGCCTCCATCTTTAAGTAG
- the ablB gene encoding putative beta-lysine N-acetyltransferase, with amino-acid sequence MITEIKNDIAAISVYSDAFNKRIRIDDYSGDTHGVLALIAESTPAWAEKIIVKSREQEVAVFLSGGFIKEAEIKKYFNGSDMFFLVKYPLTQRGNSAKLMDERKVVTSILDQKYSPTEVDARTVALAKEADAKELAELYAKVFQVYPTPLNDPAYVKKTMEEGTKYVLIREQNRIVSAASAEINRQYANAELTDCATLPEARGKGHIKKLLSKLEEILIADDIQCLYTIARAESHGMNKAFYQLGYTYGGTLINNCFIYSGLEDMNVWYKGGTKPKV; translated from the coding sequence GTGATCACGGAAATAAAGAATGACATAGCCGCCATCAGCGTTTACTCTGATGCTTTCAATAAAAGAATCAGGATCGACGACTATTCCGGCGATACGCATGGGGTATTGGCCCTGATAGCCGAGTCGACGCCAGCATGGGCTGAGAAAATTATCGTCAAATCCAGGGAACAGGAAGTTGCAGTTTTTCTATCCGGTGGTTTTATCAAAGAGGCTGAAATTAAAAAGTATTTCAATGGGAGTGATATGTTTTTTCTGGTGAAGTATCCCCTAACTCAACGAGGCAATAGTGCTAAGTTGATGGATGAAAGAAAAGTTGTCACGAGCATCCTTGATCAGAAATACAGCCCAACAGAAGTCGACGCCAGGACAGTTGCCCTGGCAAAAGAGGCTGACGCAAAAGAGCTGGCTGAGCTTTATGCTAAAGTCTTTCAGGTGTACCCGACGCCTCTCAACGACCCAGCTTATGTGAAAAAAACGATGGAGGAAGGCACGAAGTATGTGCTCATCCGGGAACAAAACAGAATTGTTAGCGCCGCCTCAGCTGAAATCAACCGGCAATATGCCAATGCCGAACTCACCGATTGCGCCACGCTTCCCGAAGCCCGGGGAAAAGGCCATATAAAAAAGCTGCTTTCAAAGCTTGAGGAGATTTTGATTGCAGACGACATACAGTGCCTGTACACCATCGCCCGGGCAGAATCTCACGGAATGAACAAGGCCTTCTATCAATTGGGATATACCTACGGAGGCACGCTCATCAACAATTGCTTTATCTACTCTGGTTTGGAAGATATGAATGTGTGGTATAAAGGCGGGACAAAACCAAAAGTGTGA
- a CDS encoding 3-oxoacid CoA-transferase subunit B, translating to MGDARQIIAKRAALEVKDGMIVNLGIGIPSMVPNFLGEDMRVFFQAENGILGMGPTPKENADGNLSNAAGLPVTILPGASYFDSAIAFGMIRRGCIDLSILGALQVNTRGDLANWIVPGKRVPGVGGAMELAYGAKNLIAVMNHCDKDGQPKIVTECSLPVTTYHCVKKIITEMAVFSIIDQKLYLDELMPGYTLADVKNNTEADFSFSTNFKAHD from the coding sequence ATGGGAGACGCAAGACAAATAATAGCCAAACGAGCGGCACTGGAAGTAAAGGATGGCATGATCGTGAACCTTGGTATTGGTATTCCTTCTATGGTGCCCAACTTTCTTGGCGAAGACATGAGGGTCTTTTTTCAGGCGGAAAACGGCATCTTGGGCATGGGGCCAACCCCCAAAGAAAATGCTGATGGCAACCTGAGCAATGCCGCCGGGCTGCCGGTGACTATCCTACCCGGTGCCAGCTACTTCGACAGTGCCATTGCCTTTGGTATGATCCGCAGAGGCTGCATCGACTTGTCCATTCTTGGAGCGCTGCAGGTGAACACCCGTGGTGACCTGGCCAACTGGATAGTGCCTGGCAAAAGAGTGCCCGGCGTTGGTGGTGCAATGGAGCTGGCTTATGGAGCAAAAAACCTCATTGCCGTGATGAACCACTGCGACAAAGACGGACAGCCAAAGATTGTGACTGAGTGCTCCCTTCCTGTTACGACCTATCATTGCGTAAAGAAAATCATCACTGAAATGGCTGTGTTTTCCATCATCGATCAGAAGTTGTATCTCGATGAACTGATGCCAGGCTATACTCTAGCGGACGTGAAAAACAATACCGAAGCTGACTTTTCCTTCTCCACCAACTTCAAAGCCCATGACTGA
- a CDS encoding FAD-binding oxidoreductase — MQYKEKIKAINWLAHNVIQLEVPKPKGFEYNVGDAVEIKVNDQEPGPFTMTNLPGEGRLEFVIRVYAEHHGKTEALSRLKPGDEISFTEPFNTFQPQKRAVFLAGGTGITPFIAIMRYMQKQDTLADCFLFFSNKTRKDLFLEEELTDMLGDHFQNIIANDKDDPDYYGNIDEAWLKAHIDDLSRPVLVCGPPAFNEAMEKALKSIGVRDIDLGS; from the coding sequence ATGCAGTATAAAGAAAAAATTAAAGCCATCAACTGGCTAGCTCATAATGTCATACAACTCGAGGTACCGAAGCCAAAAGGATTTGAATATAATGTGGGTGACGCTGTTGAAATTAAAGTGAATGACCAGGAGCCTGGGCCTTTTACCATGACAAATTTACCTGGTGAAGGCAGGCTGGAGTTTGTGATTCGTGTTTATGCAGAGCACCACGGGAAAACGGAAGCCCTCAGTCGCCTCAAACCAGGTGATGAAATAAGCTTTACCGAGCCGTTTAATACTTTTCAACCTCAGAAAAGGGCCGTTTTTTTGGCTGGTGGCACAGGTATTACGCCTTTCATTGCTATCATGCGGTATATGCAAAAGCAGGATACGCTGGCTGATTGTTTCCTATTTTTTTCCAATAAAACCAGAAAAGACCTGTTTTTGGAAGAAGAACTGACTGACATGCTGGGTGACCACTTCCAAAATATCATTGCCAACGACAAGGATGACCCGGACTATTATGGAAACATCGATGAAGCGTGGCTCAAAGCCCATATCGACGACCTGTCGAGACCAGTGCTGGTGTGTGGCCCTCCGGCTTTCAATGAAGCCATGGAAAAAGCTCTGAAGAGTATTGGTGTGAGGGACATTGATTTGGGCAGTTAA
- a CDS encoding nuclear transport factor 2 family protein: protein MNHLQENKQNAIAFYKMAYEGNPRKATELFLSDEYIQHNPAVADGLDGFIEYFERMQELYPEKSIEFVRAITEDNLVALHTYQTWPGNDQYITMDFFRFDQRGKIVEHWDSIQQIPEKSANPNTMY from the coding sequence ATGAATCACTTACAAGAGAATAAACAAAATGCCATCGCTTTCTATAAAATGGCTTATGAGGGCAACCCCAGAAAAGCCACAGAGTTGTTTTTGAGCGATGAGTACATTCAACACAACCCAGCGGTAGCGGACGGGCTTGATGGGTTCATCGAATACTTTGAGCGAATGCAAGAGTTGTACCCTGAGAAATCGATTGAGTTTGTGAGGGCTATCACAGAAGATAATCTGGTGGCGCTCCACACATATCAAACCTGGCCCGGCAATGACCAATACATTACCATGGATTTTTTTAGGTTCGATCAAAGAGGCAAGATTGTTGAGCACTGGGACTCCATTCAGCAAATTCCGGAAAAGTCGGCCAACCCAAACACCATGTATTGA
- a CDS encoding glycoside hydrolase family 26 protein, giving the protein MKSLKLSASILFILAFAFQANARPAKKVLKYLKGLGNGTYLFGQVGTWVHNENPDIDDESNWVKKVYDHTGKMPRYGCITYDFDDNPFTDEEWNNAARKMWDKGMILGIYSWYANPAGGKWNDPLDIDPIFADSDNPTKTNFYKQMDRMAANLQWLEDHKIPVVYTPFVESDDKNKWHAKEGAEQAIKLYQLVHDYFTKTKKLKNIIWAYHTTQRQGALIDYYPGDAYVDVIGKSAYGTGLVFTEYDWAVEKKKNHNKIIWWAELGIRGEKDPPRECLDVLDKLENAFPELAGFVFWSDAGFYNVTGNLNGAELMNSPKIVTLK; this is encoded by the coding sequence ATGAAGTCACTAAAGCTCTCTGCTTCCATACTTTTTATTCTTGCCTTTGCCTTTCAGGCCAATGCCCGCCCAGCAAAAAAAGTACTTAAATACTTGAAAGGACTTGGTAACGGCACCTACCTGTTCGGACAAGTCGGCACATGGGTACACAATGAAAATCCTGACATAGACGATGAAAGCAACTGGGTAAAAAAGGTGTACGACCACACAGGAAAAATGCCACGGTACGGCTGCATCACCTACGACTTTGACGACAATCCATTTACCGATGAAGAATGGAACAACGCAGCCAGGAAAATGTGGGACAAGGGAATGATTTTGGGCATTTATAGCTGGTATGCCAATCCTGCCGGGGGCAAATGGAACGACCCACTTGACATCGACCCTATTTTCGCTGACAGTGACAATCCGACTAAAACAAACTTTTACAAACAAATGGATCGCATGGCAGCCAACCTCCAGTGGCTGGAAGATCACAAAATCCCGGTTGTCTACACGCCTTTCGTAGAAAGTGACGATAAAAATAAGTGGCACGCCAAGGAAGGAGCTGAACAGGCCATTAAGCTCTACCAACTGGTTCACGACTACTTCACCAAAACCAAGAAGCTGAAAAACATCATTTGGGCTTACCATACCACACAGAGACAAGGTGCCCTGATTGACTACTACCCCGGCGATGCCTATGTAGATGTCATTGGAAAATCAGCTTATGGAACCGGCTTAGTGTTTACCGAGTACGACTGGGCGGTTGAAAAGAAAAAAAATCACAATAAAATAATTTGGTGGGCAGAACTAGGCATCAGAGGCGAGAAAGATCCACCGAGAGAATGCCTCGATGTGCTCGACAAATTGGAAAACGCCTTCCCTGAGCTGGCTGGGTTTGTCTTTTGGAGTGACGCCGGCTTCTACAACGTCACTGGAAATTTGAACGGAGCTGAACTGATGAACTCTCCGAAAATCGTGACATTAAAATAG
- a CDS encoding DUF711 family protein has translation MFRTLLSVGFLLFALISHSQNPPLLFKIRTITAGITVNDLSDTTSVLKAVQFLKQARTDYTDAGYEVQTIRISTQNLYEYLGGKTLDEALPYLKKFDEIARRDDVSFAIGAVLPPNEYNAAVAGWASKLIGQTELINFSLPVSSTALGIHRNTIKAAAEIVVAVAKVGKGGEGNFRFTASANCPAGIPFFPAAFHSGVNSFAVGIEYPNLLTEVFSKSTMVNARENLKAELEKQFQPVQTLATKISATYSWQYDGIDTSPAPGLDASIGTAIETLTKQPFGGPSTLSACSLITDVIKNLDLKTCGYSGLMLPVIEDKVLAQRANEGRYTVQELLLFSSVSGTGLDVIPLAGATSQATVERIFTDVASLSLKYTNKALSARLFLIPGKKVGDKVTFDNPYLTAAKVMRLE, from the coding sequence ATGTTTCGTACACTGCTTTCTGTTGGCTTCCTTTTATTTGCTCTCATATCCCACAGCCAAAACCCTCCCCTCCTTTTCAAAATCAGAACCATCACTGCGGGCATTACGGTAAACGACCTTTCCGATACCACCTCAGTGCTCAAAGCAGTTCAGTTTTTGAAGCAAGCCCGAACCGATTATACCGATGCTGGTTACGAGGTGCAAACGATCAGAATTTCCACGCAAAACCTGTACGAATACCTGGGAGGCAAAACGCTGGACGAGGCTCTGCCCTATTTGAAGAAGTTTGACGAAATAGCCCGGAGAGATGACGTGTCTTTTGCTATCGGCGCTGTGCTACCACCTAACGAATACAATGCAGCAGTTGCGGGTTGGGCCTCCAAACTGATTGGCCAAACAGAACTCATTAATTTCAGTCTGCCCGTTTCTTCCACAGCCCTGGGCATCCACCGCAATACCATCAAAGCCGCAGCAGAAATAGTGGTAGCGGTTGCCAAAGTGGGAAAGGGTGGCGAAGGCAATTTCCGGTTCACGGCATCTGCCAATTGTCCGGCTGGGATTCCCTTCTTTCCGGCAGCGTTCCATTCGGGCGTTAATAGTTTTGCGGTAGGCATTGAATACCCAAACCTTTTGACAGAAGTGTTCTCGAAATCGACCATGGTCAACGCCAGGGAAAACTTAAAAGCCGAACTGGAAAAGCAGTTCCAGCCGGTGCAGACACTAGCTACAAAAATATCAGCCACTTACAGCTGGCAGTACGACGGCATCGACACTTCTCCGGCCCCGGGACTGGACGCCAGCATCGGCACCGCCATTGAGACATTGACCAAGCAGCCTTTCGGCGGGCCATCCACGCTAAGTGCCTGCTCCCTGATCACCGATGTAATCAAGAACCTCGACCTGAAAACCTGCGGCTACTCCGGCCTCATGCTGCCCGTGATTGAAGACAAAGTATTGGCGCAGCGAGCCAATGAAGGCAGGTACACCGTGCAGGAGCTTTTGTTATTCTCCTCCGTTTCCGGCACCGGACTGGATGTAATCCCACTGGCAGGCGCCACTTCACAGGCTACTGTTGAACGCATCTTTACCGATGTGGCTTCTCTTTCCCTCAAGTACACCAACAAAGCCCTGTCAGCCAGGCTGTTCCTAATCCCCGGCAAAAAAGTGGGTGACAAAGTGACCTTCGACAATCCGTATCTGACAGCAGCGAAAGTGATGAGATTGGAGTAG
- a CDS encoding D-TA family PLP-dependent enzyme translates to MGSEWYTIDNIDELDSPAMVVYPERVRDNIKGVKGMIDDVDRLRPHVKTNKAKEVCKMLMDEGIKKFKCATIAEAEMLGMIRAQDVVLAYQPTGPKLTRFLQLIRKYPTTTYSCLYDNAQSAQDISIAFADQGLRINAYMDVNNGNDRSGIIPGPEAVALYEKVATMKGIVPVGLHVYDGQHRQVDIGERTKACNAAFEAVEKLKIDIQQLGFPEPVVLAGGSPTFPVHAQRKDVICCPGTFVYWDKGYSDICAEQPFLPAALVVSRVISLPTKTRICTDLGHKSIASENVLTNRVHFLNAPELKPVGQSEEHLVLEAGEGHGYRVGDVLYGLPFHICPTVALYERVNTVQKGRVNGEWKVIARDRKIEV, encoded by the coding sequence ATGGGAAGTGAATGGTATACAATTGACAATATAGATGAGCTTGATTCACCAGCGATGGTAGTGTACCCGGAAAGAGTGCGTGACAACATCAAGGGGGTGAAGGGAATGATTGATGATGTGGACAGGCTCCGACCTCATGTAAAGACCAATAAGGCGAAGGAGGTGTGCAAAATGCTTATGGATGAAGGCATCAAGAAGTTCAAATGCGCCACCATAGCCGAGGCAGAAATGCTGGGGATGATCAGGGCGCAGGATGTGGTGCTTGCTTACCAGCCCACAGGACCTAAGCTGACACGGTTCCTGCAATTGATTAGAAAATATCCTACAACGACCTACTCCTGCCTTTACGATAACGCCCAATCGGCTCAGGACATATCTATTGCCTTTGCCGATCAGGGGCTTCGCATCAACGCCTATATGGACGTAAACAACGGCAACGACAGATCGGGTATTATACCAGGCCCGGAAGCCGTCGCCCTTTACGAAAAAGTAGCCACCATGAAGGGCATCGTTCCGGTGGGCTTGCATGTATATGACGGTCAGCATCGGCAGGTTGATATTGGGGAAAGGACCAAAGCTTGCAACGCAGCTTTTGAGGCGGTAGAGAAACTTAAGATTGATATTCAGCAGCTTGGTTTTCCTGAGCCTGTTGTTCTGGCAGGTGGCTCCCCAACATTTCCTGTTCATGCGCAGCGGAAGGATGTAATATGCTGCCCTGGTACTTTTGTTTATTGGGACAAGGGCTATAGCGATATTTGTGCAGAGCAGCCGTTTTTGCCTGCTGCGTTGGTCGTTTCCCGGGTCATTTCCTTGCCCACAAAAACCAGGATATGTACAGACCTTGGGCACAAATCCATTGCCTCAGAGAACGTTCTCACTAACCGGGTCCACTTTCTCAATGCCCCTGAGCTGAAGCCTGTTGGTCAAAGTGAGGAGCACCTTGTGCTGGAAGCGGGAGAAGGGCATGGTTACAGGGTAGGGGATGTATTGTACGGGCTGCCGTTTCACATCTGCCCCACCGTAGCGCTTTATGAAAGAGTTAATACAGTACAAAAAGGGCGAGTGAATGGCGAATGGAAGGTGATAGCCAGGGACAGGAAGATTGAGGTGTGA
- a CDS encoding nucleotidyltransferase family protein has product MLTITEHNKRELQALCEKYDVKTMHVFGSACTSKFNESSDVDILISFKEISFEKYTDNYFDLHRQLEKLFDRKVDLITENSLSNPFFIESVQETKQLIYAA; this is encoded by the coding sequence ATGCTGACGATTACCGAACATAACAAAAGAGAACTGCAAGCGCTTTGCGAAAAGTACGACGTAAAAACTATGCACGTTTTTGGCTCGGCATGCACCAGCAAGTTCAACGAATCAAGCGACGTCGATATCCTTATTTCCTTTAAAGAAATTTCTTTCGAAAAATACACTGACAACTATTTTGACCTGCACCGGCAGTTGGAGAAACTTTTTGATCGCAAAGTTGACCTGATCACTGAAAACTCGCTCTCCAATCCTTTCTTTATTGAGAGTGTTCAAGAAACCAAGCAATTAATTTATGCAGCGTGA
- a CDS encoding peptidase: MTDLQKTLEAYIDEHADDAITYLQQLIQQPSVQTNERGVQEIVIEKLNRLGLEVDVWDPVYEELAKSPYFVASRDTYVGSPNVVGVLKGQGGGKSIIYNGHIDVVPEGDRSKWIDDPFSGKIENGKMYGRGTTDMKGGNVALLLAIEAVIKSGIKLKGDIIFHSVIEEESGGVGTLATLLRGYTADAAIIPEPTNMKLFIKQQGSMWFRVTVEGISAHAGTRYEGVSAIEQAIKIHNGILALEKIRNDRVDDPLYSHIPIPIPINIGTIKGGSWPSSVPDLVMIEGRMGVGPHETIDAVKQELVKHVASLCQADDWLKDHPAKVEFFGAQWVPNAVATDHPFAELMKKNFETIYGRALTIQASPWGTDAGLLGNVGNIPALVIGPGETKVAHFPNEFIDLTEMIKAAKLFALTLTSWCGVASTD, encoded by the coding sequence ATGACTGACCTTCAAAAGACGTTGGAAGCCTACATCGATGAACACGCCGATGACGCTATCACCTACCTACAGCAATTAATTCAGCAGCCCAGCGTGCAAACCAACGAGCGGGGCGTACAGGAAATAGTGATCGAAAAATTGAACAGGCTAGGCCTTGAAGTAGACGTTTGGGATCCTGTTTATGAGGAGCTTGCTAAAAGCCCCTACTTCGTGGCTTCCCGTGATACTTATGTGGGCAGCCCCAATGTGGTGGGCGTGCTCAAAGGTCAGGGCGGCGGAAAGTCGATCATTTACAATGGCCACATTGACGTGGTGCCGGAAGGCGACCGAAGCAAATGGATCGATGATCCATTTTCTGGCAAAATTGAAAACGGCAAAATGTACGGCCGTGGCACCACCGACATGAAGGGCGGAAACGTGGCGCTGCTATTGGCCATTGAGGCTGTGATCAAAAGTGGCATCAAACTAAAGGGAGACATTATTTTTCATTCTGTCATAGAAGAAGAATCGGGTGGCGTGGGCACATTGGCTACGTTGCTGCGGGGCTATACTGCCGATGCGGCCATTATCCCCGAGCCCACCAACATGAAACTGTTCATCAAGCAGCAAGGCTCGATGTGGTTCAGGGTGACTGTCGAAGGCATATCGGCACACGCCGGCACTCGCTATGAAGGCGTTTCTGCCATTGAGCAAGCCATCAAAATTCACAACGGCATACTGGCGCTGGAAAAAATCCGCAATGACAGGGTGGACGATCCACTTTACAGCCATATTCCCATTCCAATCCCCATCAATATTGGCACCATCAAAGGGGGCTCCTGGCCCTCATCGGTACCAGACCTTGTTATGATTGAGGGACGAATGGGCGTGGGACCGCACGAAACAATCGACGCAGTGAAGCAAGAGCTGGTAAAGCACGTGGCCAGCTTATGCCAGGCCGACGATTGGTTGAAAGACCACCCGGCCAAGGTTGAATTTTTCGGTGCCCAGTGGGTTCCCAATGCAGTGGCCACCGACCATCCCTTTGCTGAATTGATGAAGAAAAACTTTGAGACTATCTATGGCCGGGCGCTTACCATACAGGCATCTCCCTGGGGAACCGATGCCGGACTACTGGGGAATGTGGGCAATATCCCAGCCCTCGTCATCGGGCCGGGAGAAACGAAAGTAGCCCATTTTCCTAATGAGTTCATTGACCTAACAGAAATGATAAAGGCTGCCAAGCTTTTTGCACTGACGCTTACTTCGTGGTGCGGGGTGGCATCCACTGACTAA